The window TGACACCGCCGCCCGACACCGCCGTTCGACGCGAAGGCCCCGCCCGGATCTCCCGGGCGGGGCCTTCCGCGTCGCTACAGGTGGTTCGCGTGGTCGGCCTCGTCCTCCGGGAGGTGCGGGGCCGAGCTGTGCAGGATGCCGGACTGGGCGATCAGGAAGCCGAGCTGCGCCCGGCTGCCGCTGCCGAGGGCCGTGGCCAGCCGGGCGATGTGCGCACGGCAGGTTCGTACGTTCATTCCCAGCCGGCGGGCGATGGCCTCGTCCACGTGCCCCTCGACCAGGAGCTGCGCGATGGACCGCTGCACGCCCGTGATGCCGTCGTGCATGTGGGTGTAGGTGACCTCCTCGCTCAGGGGCACGGCACGCCGCCAGAGCTGCTCGAACACCTTGATGAGGTAGTCGACCAGCCCCGGGTGCCGCAGCTCCAGCGCCACCCTCCGGTCGTCGCTGACCGGGATGAACGCCACCGTGCGGTCGAAGACGATGAGTCGCTCGATGAGCTCCTCCAGGGTGCGGATCTCCACCTTTCCCGCGGAGATCCGGTCCACGTACGCCAGCGTGCCCTGGCTGTGCCGCGCGGTGTGCTGGTAGAGCGTCCTGATGCTGATGCCCCGGTCGATCAGCGGGGCGTCCCGCTCCAGGGCCTGTGTGAGGGCCAGGGAGGGCCGCGCGCCGCCCGGCTGGATGGTCAGCATCTCCGTGTGGCACTCGGCCGTCGCCAGGTCCAACGCGGCGTTGATGCGCTCGAAGCCCTCCAGGACGGTGATGGCGTGGGTGTTCGCCGGGTTCTGCGCACTGATGGTCAGAAACGGCTCAAAAGCATCGGTGAGATCTACAGCCGTACGTCGCCTGTCCTGGATCTCGCGTTCAATCGGATGCAGCCGTTGCGCCAATGCGACGGACGGGGGAACCGGGCGGAGCTGGTTCGCGTCATCCGGGTCAGGCTGCACCAGGGCGAATTCAAGCAGGCAGGGGGCCTGCTGAACCTCGCTCCGAGCGATCCGGCCGGCGCTGAGCGCAGCCGTGTACAGCCGCGTTCCCTCAGGGCACAGGGACGTGACGGAGTGGGGATGAGTCGGGTTTGTCGCACTTTTGGGCAAATCTCCACCCCCCAGGGTCCTGAACATGCAAGAACATGATGCATCGTCCCTGTGGCATTGACGTGCCTGAATGAGCCATCGTCTGTGTGGCGGGGGAGAGGATTCCATCAAGTGAGGACGAAGCCGACCATGTATAAGAGAATGCTTCGCTCGGCGCTTGCCGTTGGTTTCTCCGCTGTTGCGGTCTTTGGGGTAGTCGGTGCCGTCGAAAGTGACGCGGGGGGCACCGCTCTGACCGGCGACAGTGGCTGGACCGGCGCGCCGGTGGGCAAGTCGGACAGCGGATGGACCGTACTGCAGGCCGGTGACTCCGGCTGGACCAACGGTCCGACCGGCAAGGCGGACAGTGGCTGGACCGTGCTGCCGGCCGTCGACTCGGGCTGGACCAACGGTCCGTCCGGCAAGGCGGACAGCGGGTGGACCCGGACCCAGGCCGGCGACTCCGGCTGGACCAGCGCCCCCTCGCGCTCGTCGGACAGCGGC of the Streptomyces sp. NBC_01426 genome contains:
- a CDS encoding helix-turn-helix transcriptional regulator, encoding MFRTLGGGDLPKSATNPTHPHSVTSLCPEGTRLYTAALSAGRIARSEVQQAPCLLEFALVQPDPDDANQLRPVPPSVALAQRLHPIEREIQDRRRTAVDLTDAFEPFLTISAQNPANTHAITVLEGFERINAALDLATAECHTEMLTIQPGGARPSLALTQALERDAPLIDRGISIRTLYQHTARHSQGTLAYVDRISAGKVEIRTLEELIERLIVFDRTVAFIPVSDDRRVALELRHPGLVDYLIKVFEQLWRRAVPLSEEVTYTHMHDGITGVQRSIAQLLVEGHVDEAIARRLGMNVRTCRAHIARLATALGSGSRAQLGFLIAQSGILHSSAPHLPEDEADHANHL